The Apis cerana isolate GH-2021 linkage group LG12, AcerK_1.0, whole genome shotgun sequence sequence tcgtaaattttaaaaacgaaatttcaataCGCGATCTTCAAATCTCTCGCATTTTGTTTCGTGTAAtcaatttaagtattttaactTGATcggaaagaatatttaatatacggaatatttaatatatcattaaatatatggaattatgtgttataataataataattaattttataattctcgtgaattttcaattggaaaaaaaaaaaataaaaaaattaatttgcttatcgaaggaaaaattcatttttaatctgaATAGCTTGTAACTTGAATAacttatcgattattaatgaataaaaaatcacgatttattatgaaatacatACAAGAATTAtcgcaaaatgaaaaatatccgaATTTGTTTCGAATCATGCAacttataaaacttataaaacttagattaaaatcaaatctatCAGAAACGGCAAAATCATTTGAATCATTttgaatcatataaaaaaaaatatgaatcatgtaaaaaaaaaattactatgacaaaattgatttatcataattttacaatataatgatTCTAAAGTTCGTGTTcaactatataatatcatcattcttaaaaaagttaaaaatattcttaaaaaagtttatatattctccctaatttttcttcaaactaTTCATAAACGAATgtcaattttttgtaaactaataaattaacaattatttattataataaatgtacatGAAAAAAGCACATATATaccatatatcaattttaaagaaaaagtgaCACATCAAATTTCCTGGTTTAATCACTGATTTATAAAACATCGAATAAAGAAGATCGAAATCACACTGAGAAGAAAGTCTATGAAAGACTTTGCACAGAGCCACCTGTCTATTCGATTCGAGTATCGAACCTCGCAATTGTGATTCTCGATACACTGTGAActcatttgaaaataatcagcAATTTCAAGAGAGATTTCTGAAATTAGCACAAAAAAAGTTGCGATatacgagaaaaaaatgttaaacgaataaaatttgttttattaaataaaatgattaaaaacacTTATACTCGTTTTTACTCGTTTATACTCTTCGATTAAAGTTCATCGAAAAatcttattgttaaataaaaaacaaaaaaaatatataccaaaaaatatttgtaaaataaaattagaacgaAATTATGTCGTTGAAAgtcgttaaattttaaaagttacacgttaagaaataaattagttCGTTTGACCAAAATAACCTCAATTTACTGATAAAATCGTTAAAATGTTTCAACGTGCATTAGTAaagatatttcgttttatctgCCTCGACACAAAAATATCTTACATGAATGAATTCAAGATCGTCCATACAAACATCTTTCTCAAAAATCAATGCGACACAGGATTATTAACGGCAAATAACCTTCTTAGTGTGAAATTCGAGGAAAGTACGATAGAACATAAAatgtcgataaaaaatataagaacacTTACGATTGATGCAACAGACTACGTTCGCTCTTGCGTGTCGGATCAATTCCAATtcttccaaaaaagaaaaaggttaAGACAATTTCTTTGCACGAATAACGGTTCAAGGTTGAAGATGAATTTCACACGTGTAAAATTTGATGAGATTTGTTATAACACCGTTATTCTCGCGCTATTCTCACGGTACACGTTCGTTTAGGTTATATGTGCTTCTTTTTTGTACTCCGATCACTATTCGATTATCACTGAATGCGAAGAAAATAAGCAAACACGAATGAAAATCTCGTAAAAGATAcacagaaagaaaaagaaaaaagtatcgaGCAAAAAAACGTACTTGTTTCTCGGACTCGTTACCACTTGTTAGGTAGCAGCTGAATGCGTCACGCATCAATCACGTTTGACCGTCGTTCGTAAGTTCGGTTCAGCGTCTTGCACGCGCACACACGTTCGACGCATCGACGACGAATCAACAAACACAAACGACCGGAGCACGGTTTCgcgcggcggcggcggcgacgACAACCACCACGTCGACGGCGAGAACGAGGATGAGGATAACGGTGACGCGGCAGGACGAGGATCATGACTCGTCTCTACCGTCCATACCGTCTTGCCTCAGGACGTCTACGATATTTTCGGCAACTTCTCGATTGCGATTTCGATGGTTGTTCATCGGATTCGGGGAAATCGACTGGAACGTGAGAAATAACGATAACGATGACGGTGACAACCACTGAAACTATGTTTACTCTCCGTAAGAATGCTGGCACTAGTTACGTTACTCTCGAAGCGTGCATCGAGCATGAAGCACTGTTTACATGCGAGCAGGGGCGCCATGGTCACTGCCGCTTCTGTGCTTTTCTCGTCTCTACGATCAGCACCGTGATTTCAAATCTGCTATCCTTCGTTCTAGCGGCACCAACGCGTACCGCGTCCTCCACTCGGGAACCTTCCTCATCGCCGCAACATCAACTGCATCCGAATGGTTCTTCATTCATCTTCGCGTTCattacttttctttcctcATCGTCGTCGTCAATCCGCTTTTCTCCTCTACACTCATACACCCGTCTCACTGCTTGTTACCGTATATACTCAATCCACTCTATAAATCTGTCCTTTTCCGTCTCGTATTCCCCTTAGTCTTCTCGTCGTTGTCCTTTCTCTCTATCTTGCTCGCGTTCACCGTTTCCcacctctctcttccttcacCATCGTTCACCTCTCGCGCTCCTcccaccctctctctctcactctcacGCGGCTGGCCGAAGCGACACGAGTGCTGCTCCAGAGTTGTGCGACGCGTGCCAAAGCTCTCGTTAAACTAAACTCCGATAGAACTAGCGCCACGCCCTCCACGCAGGTGGCAGCACCCACCGTCATCTTTTCGCCAACTTTCCACAAATTTCGTTTTTACCCCACATTCTCAATCAACCGTTTCTATTTCACAATGATCATCCCTCCAATATCCTTCTTTTTATCCTTATTGGTAGAGCCTTTAACTCGTTTGTTCTTACTCTCTTCCATGCTACGTTCCTTGTTCCttgttccttcttcttcttgcatttctttctttatatatatttacttacgtATACTCTTGTACATTTTATCCTTTCGATCTTTCAACTTATTTTCTtcgcatttatttttcaacattgcctttcttttcattcttcttagcgcttttctcttcttcttttaattttttaccatCTTATATTAGTATCGTATTTTCTTaataccaataataataaatcgttgctttttttataatttatcgattcgaattaaaattttatcgatgataGTTTAAATCTGATTGCAAAtgagatttcaaattttttgcttGTTTATACAACTTTacgattcaatatttcaattatttttaatcaagctCTTTGTTCATtctaaagaatgaaaaatttaacatcaCGTTAGAGATGAATTTATCGTTTCGTTGCACGCTTTCTCTATTATCTCAACGCATATTTCATGTCTATTTCTTCCCTATTGTTTACTTGTACGCTTCCAACGTTGTTCTATCTCTTATACTATTTCCTGTTTCGATTCCATAGTTTTCATATCTCTTATTATTTCCATCACTTTTTATATCTCTTATGCCATTCTTTTCTGATATATTGCTATCGTTCTcgtcaaaattcaaaatattttaataaattcttgaaatagaaagaatagaaCAGTAATAGAACCAGTAatagaaattacaattatttttgagataaaaataatgtacaatTTGTACGATTTTGCATGGAAAACCGAATAGAAATCGATCGTTTATCGATATTGTCAAGATAGGAGGCATGCTATGCGTTTCTGTCTGTTCTTTCGAAGCAAAGACGTAAATCGGCGTATCATGAACTATGAAGTTTCGATTGTTCGATATTACAGAACAGATATTAGAGAACACGTTTGTAGAAGCGTTTCCATAATCGTTACACTTTATAACGAATTGGAAATGAGGCGAATCGGAAAACAGTGGCAAATATTTGGAAGCGTtggaaattctataaaaattatatttcacttttaaataacataatcgatattttcattgtattatttataattgtagtgattttaaaaattcaatatgtaaaaaaattttgtaatttataaatttgtaaatttgtaatatagaaaataaatgtaaaattttatgaaaattttctattgaatccttcgttatataaaatacaaataaatatatcaagaatGGCATTTGCACGATTTGACAAATAAAGATTACTtcgtaatattattgttaggTCCAATGCATAATGAAGTTTTTTACATTCCAAATGTTACGGTCTGATGGTTAAGATCTATTGAATATTGTCACGCAAAGTTTTAACTATCAATTCTGTaagcaataaattattcttgttGTCAgttttattgtttcatttcataaaatcgATCTGTTATATAAatccttttaaaattctatttcattttttagttAGATAACCATTCTATCCGAAAACGTaccaaataaaacatatttttatcttaataaaaaattataatcaatacgatatatcgattattttatatatcacaattaatatatttatctgaaatattgttataattcattattcataattaaaaattggtaggattatatcgagaaatagaaagataaattgCATATCTGATAAATGTTTCAACAGATGGATAATAAAATGTGCAATGAACCGCAAATTTTCTGCCGATATTCGTAAAATCGAAGATGCTGTAATTGagctatttcaataaattccaTTGGTAGTACATTTACAGATGGCTCAACCGATATATTTCGTATActaagataaattttcttccgcTTGAGATcggtttcaattatttctgctatttcaagatattttaacaatagttaaactagaaaaataattaaactaaaaagTTAAACTAAATAATGATACATTATCGgacaaaataaagagaaaagataatgaaaatattaattacctaTCATCATTTTTGTCAATCTATTTAATCTTCTCCaagtgaataaatttttgtaaacaaatgataataatttgttattttcacttgtttttattcgattcggCCGAAGAATGTATGTATGTTGCAATTTATTGcatttggaaatataaaaaaatcaatatatataaagtagctataatatagaataaaaattattaaataaaatattatgatccaataaaataataaatatttctcattgTTATATTATCTAGTAATTAATGAACGTGACGATGACttttagaaattctatttcttatagaaacattaaaaaaaacattgtaaaagtgaaatagataatttttactaatcGTGTTAgttaaaaacttaatttcgatgcaattattttttttcagattaactacgtacatttttttaattaagaacaaAAGATTGACGGATGAATGATCAATGACGATAAATAACCATTACAAATTTTCGTTCTCATTCATTGTATTCATTGACAACAAGAAaacagtaattaaaatttgtacaaaacACGTATTTAAATACTACAAACTATCTCGATCATATCGATCGTTCCTCCATATTGCCATCAGTGTGATGCTACGTTGTGTGCAAAGTtaacaatgtatatatacatcagACCCTgctcttattaattatttatatagtttagcatataaattacaaacacgcagatattataaaattgagtaaatatttttaatcaaaaattcacAATAAATAGTACCTTCAATAGTAATCTCGtagaatttgaaagaaaatataaaaatcttaacaaaatcctaaaaaaaaattctttatcgaacgataaaatgcaatgaaaaagaaaattttaaatatttaaaaagaatacattaaagataaataaaatatctttcttatataGGATTGTATACAATTGTATACAATTGCACTTAtgcattctatataaatttgtgcATTATAAAATACGAAGCCCTTCGTGCATTTATccttgtatatatgtataatcgcTTAATCTTAATTGCAACAACTTGTATCAACATTTTCCacctgttttatatatatatataatatcatatataatatatatatatatatatatatatatatatatatgtgtgtgtgtgcaatACGTACAATTACACTTTAAAATCGCTATAAAATTCTAGctatatgtgtatatgaatTTCGCAAACAAATATctcctataaaaaatattcaccatATTATACAACATACATTAATGATAGACAAAAACAAACGGTTTGTACAGTGATCTACGAAAGCTCCTAATTagtagaaaattttgtttataaaataattcgtgcATTTATCTAAGGAACAGTTATAAACTCTCAATCTTTATCGcgcgatataattaaataataataatttatctttaaatatcttattgtataataagcACTTAAACGCAATTAACGTGTAGAACTGTAGTTAGTTTTGATCGTTATGTTAATTGTGTAGCCACCCATTATGGATTAACGaagttgttaattaatatcacgATAGTTACATCCATATTCGCggtatcttaatattatttctcaaaattgtaacttacatatatttgaaatttaaaaaatttacgtgAAAACGCttcttgaaaattcattttaaaaataaatgaaattataacacGTAcgtcaatttattaaatttcataaatttcataaaaatgcatttttgaACACTACACCTGAGATTTCGATGCGTCTTAAGGTGGGTGTATCTtaacgtattatattttaataggcAACACTTTCCATCCACATGATTTGATATACAGTAAATGTAGACCCACTTTTATTGTTCGAGTAAACATTATAGGATCCGTTCGTTTTACGAATTAgagattatatctttattccaCTTGGTGTTCATTCACTTAGGCtatctatgatttttttttccatactacgtctttaaatagttttatctacttagtataattgtatatcgttatatgaagtaaaatataatttatttgtttcaagcTATATTTGTGCAAAtgaaacgatatttctttgaacatgttatgaaaagatttcaagattttataaGTGAAAAACATTTCGTTTgtcaaattaattgatttgttcGTTCGTATCGTTCATCAGATCAGAAAGACACAATAAACAGcacttttgaataatttttggataatttaaaaaagagtttttttctttcataaagaTCGAATTATTGTTtctgtataatttttgttaaaaatactaGAGTGTTCATCTTACAATATGCAATACCTTAACGCGGACACTAATCGCTGTCTTCTTCGTAAAATGTGTCCGGCGTTAAGGAAGCTTCCTGCTATTCTTCGTCCACAATTTCGCAACTGTGATACTTGCTCGATGAATCTAACCAACTTTCTACACCACTGGATGCCAAATCGTCACAAGATGGCATTTCCGGAAGCGGCTCCATATTTGGTACTCCTTTCTTCGACAGATTATTTGCTGGACgatcttttaaattagaaatacctgcgaaaattatttaattatttagataattatagatttatatatatatcagaatatatttacatatatacagagaatatatttacatatatacagagaatatatttacaaattattatttctcctttcttcaattaaaaattctttcttcaatACAAAAAGACCATTACCATTATCGGAAGACAAAGATGATTCTTTTCTGCGAATCAATGCTTGTCTGGATGCTCTTGGACTTCTATATTCGCTGCTTATCGTTAATCCTGCACTGATCGTTGGAAGTCTTATATCCAAATGTGATCCTTTATCTGTAACAATCTAACCAAAAATTAGGCTGAGAACGAGATGTTCTCGAGACGATAGTATTTGATTCAGTACGAttatagatgaaaaaaatattaataatttcagtaATTAGTAATTAGTAACTACTGTTACCTTATTGTTCATAGCGTACAATTTTGTCGCAATGTCTCTGGCAACCAGTGTTGTTAAAACTGTCGCGAGATATGCCTCCTTTACTAAAAGATATTCCAATGCAGATCTTTGCCAATATAAATATCTGCACGAACTTGCGGCAACAATCGTCAcctaaaaacaattaaactacaactatttcaaataataccctatttttttcaattttttatttaccttAAATTTGTCATCGACAGATGCTCGAGAACTTTCGAATTCCGGTGAATCTAAAAATTCGCAAGGCAGAATAGGATGTAAGAAATTCGAATCACTAAGAACATTCACTTTGCCGCTCAGCAATAATCCCAATCTGTCGGTACGCGTTAAATTTTGCATTGCGTACGCTTCACCAGCGTGCAAAGACATTATCGATGCAAATTCTGGAGATACCAATCTTTTAAATTGCAGCCGAGATacctatttttaaaagaaacatgagccaacttttatttataattattgaatgatgCAATGATTCCTTATATACTTTCTttcctttgaaatttcattttatacaatCAATGTTTACGATGTTCTCCCATCACAAATGtacatcataaatattattttattagcagaataatatttaaaaacttttgtcatatttaaatttaaataacaggaaaataacaattttatgttaagaatattcgataataatctACAGACACGCGAAAGATTAAGAAATCGCGTGAGTAATCATTGTTTTTTAGTATATTCACTTTCCAAAGTACTCACTTTAAAGGGATAGAAAAGCGTATGATACGCTTCCTCTAATTCAGGGTCGAAACGGACCGGTCTCATTTGATAAACGATATAAACCAACTGACCGATATTTAGCACCAAGAAACTAAAATTCCAAGAGAAAATATCCGGTGCGCAAATCACGTGCCATGCCCAACCagataataacataaaacctgaaacaaatgaatttcgaaaaatgaaatgttatttaatttaaattctaaataccTGTAAAATCACTAGTcgttgaaagaataataaatcaatttacctATTATTAAAACAGAATGCATGAATAATATCCCTTTTCTAGAGGAGGGCGCCGAATATGACAAcgcaaaacaaaaattcgccaattgaaataatatatgctGCGGTTGTTGCCACAAACACAATGCCGTGTTACCTAAAAatagtacaaaaa is a genomic window containing:
- the LOC108003725 gene encoding popeye domain-containing protein 3-like, with amino-acid sequence MSPGLGHDPLPSYNITALGNTALCLWQQPQHILFQLANFCFALSYSAPSSRKGILFMHSVLIIGFMLLSGWAWHVICAPDIFSWNFSFLVLNIGQLVYIVYQMRPVRFDPELEEAYHTLFYPFKVSRLQFKRLVSPEFASIMSLHAGEAYAMQNLTRTDRLGLLLSGKVNVLSDSNFLHPILPCEFLDSPEFESSRASVDDKFKVTIVAASSCRYLYWQRSALEYLLVKEAYLATVLTTLVARDIATKLYAMNNKIVTDKGSHLDIRLPTISAGLTISSEYRSPRASRQALIRRKESSLSSDNGISNLKDRPANNLSKKGVPNMEPLPEMPSCDDLASSGVESWLDSSSKYHSCEIVDEE